The window CCTTGCGAGAGCGTCCTGCGCTGCCGCCTGTTGTGCATCTTGCTTCGATGGACCCTCGCCTACGCCAACCTGCTCGCCGTTTAGGAGCACCCCGACACGGAAATGTCTCGCATGATCTGGGCCCCACTCTTCAAGCACTTCATATGTGGGCGTGGCGCTGACGCGCTCTTGCGCCTCTTCTTGCAAGACGCTCTTTGGGTCGCGATAAAGACGCTTTTCAATAATATCAGGAAGGCGGCTCAGTACGTGCGTTTGGATAAGGGCTGCCGCGGGAGCATACCCTCCGTCTAGATATACAGCACCAATGAGTGCTTCCATAGCATTTGCGAGAATGTACTGTCGTGCGCGACCGATATCACGAGCCTCCCCCTTAGAAAGGAGCATGCACTCATTCAGCGCAAGGTCGCTCGCGATAATGGCCAGCGTATTGGCGTTCACGAGCGCTGCGCGCCAATTCGTAAGCTCCCCTTCGGGATTTGGGTATGTTTGGTAGAGGTGCTCCGTCACCACAAGCTCCAGTACGGCGTCGCCCAAAAACTCAAGACGCTCATTGTGATCCAATGGCCACGAAGGATTCTCGTTGAGGTAGGAGCGGTGCGTCACCGCCTGCTTGAGTAGCTCTGGCTGTGCGAACGTATGCCCGATAGCCTCTTGAAGGCGGGCAAGAAGTGCGTCGTGTTCCATGCGAGGTTCACGCATGGCAACAGAGAACATGACGATTCACAACTTACGATTGTGCACTGTCATGTGCGCTGTCTGCCTCTGCGGTATCAGCGGAATCTGAAGGCTTTTTTGCGCCCTCACTGCGATGGGGGGCGTCGTCTTTTCCTGGCTCCCCGATCTCACGATAGACCGTCCCTAAAACACCATTCACAAATCGTCCTGATGCCTCGCCGCCAAATGATTTTGCCAGTTCAATCGCCTCATTAATAGCAACTTTCGGAGGAACCGCGGAACGATCTCCGAACAAAAGCTCATAGAGACCGAGGCGGAGAATGTTGCGATCAACAATTGCGATCTGATCGAGCGGCCATGCAGGCGCCGCTTTTTCAATAATCTGGTCGAGCGCTTCGCGATGCGCCAAAACGCCCTTGATAAGGTCGCGGACGAACTGTGCGTCGTCGAGTCCGGTTCCGAATTCGACGAGATTCTTTTCAATAACAGCATCTAACTTCTCCTCATTTTTGTCTCGGAAATCCCACTCGTAGAGTGTCTGCAGTGCGATCGATCGAGAGAGGTGTCGTGATGCCATGCTTGAAAACCTAGGATGCGGTGCGCTGACGGGCTTTCTCCTGCTTGCGGAGCGCCTTGCCAACAACGTCCACTACCTGACGCCCTTTGTAATACCCACAGTATTTGCAGGTTGTGTGGGGGCGAATCATTTTTTTACAGTGTCCGCACGCGCTCAACCCTGCTGGCTTTCGTGCCAGGTGGCTGCGACGGCGACCCTGTCGGCCTTTGGCCAAATGGTGTCGTGGTACTGCCATACGTGAGGCACAGAATACCACGGAAAGATGCCCCCTGCAAGCGTCATCGGTTATCCATTGCAGACAGCCTCTGGTCGGGCCACAATGGGGACGCATGCGGTTCACTCATTTGCACACCCATTCGCACTACTCCCTCCTCGACGGCCTTTCAAAGGTTGATGCCATTGTCTCACGCGTCAAAGAGGCTGGGATGGATTCAGTCGCCATTACGGACCACGGCGTCATGTATGGCGCTATTGAGTTTTATAAAAAAGCAACAAAGGCCGGCATCAAGCCAATCATCGGGTGTGAAATGTACATCACGAGCGGATCGCGACATGACAAACGACCCGGGATCGATGATCAACGCTATCACCTTATCCTCCTTGCAGAAACAAATGAAGGCTACCGCAACCTCATGAAGCTGGTTACGGCAGCGCACCTTGAAGGCTTCTACTACAAGCCGCGCATCGACAAAGAAATTCTGCGCCAGCACAGTAAAGGACTCATTGGCCTTTCGGCATGTCTTGCCGGAGAAATCTCACGTGCGCTCACTGGCAATGATTACCCCGCTGCGTGCGCAAAAGCGCGTGAGTATGAAGACATTTTTGGAAAAGGAAATTTCTTTATTGAGCTCCAACAGCACACCAGCATCCCCGACCAAAATATGGTGACGCCCCAGCTCGTGCGCCTTGCACGCGAGCTCGACATCCCTATGGTTGCCACACAAGACTCTCACTACACACACCACCACGATCAAGAGGCCCACGACATTCTCCTTGCAGTCCAAACGGGCAATAAGCTCGACGATAAAGATCGCTTCAGTATGAATCAAGATGACTTCTCCCTTCTCACCGTTGAAGAGATGCGCGAGAAATTTCTACCACTGGGAGAAGATGTCATGCACGAGGCATTTGAGAACACGGCGAGGATCGCAGATCGCTGTTCCCTCACTATTGAGATCGGCAAAACACAACTCCCCTCGTTTCCTCTTCCCACGGGACACACCGACGCTTTCGCGTACCTCACCGAGCTCGTCGCACAAGGCGTGAAACGCCGATTTGGCGAAACAGAGCGCGTTGATGTCACCGAGCGTATCGCCTATGAAATGGGGGTTATCAAAGAAACCGGGTTCGCCTCCTACTTCCTCATCGTCCAAGACTTTGTGAACTGGGCAAAGCGTCAAGGCATCATTGTGGGACCAGGCCGTGGCTCCGCCGCAGGAAGTCTTGTCGCCTATGTTTTAAACATTACCAACATAGACCCACTCCACTACAGCCTCCTCTTTGAGCGATTCTTGAACCCCGCGCGTATCTCCATGCCTGATATCGACCTCGACTTTGCCGATCATCGACGCGATGAAGTACTGCACTACGTGTCAGAAAAGTATGGCAAAGATCACGTCGCGCAGATTATCACTTTCGGAACGATGGCTGCTCGTGGGAGCATCCGCGACACCGGTCGTGCGCTTGGACTCAGTTATGATTTTTGTGATCGCGTCGCGAAGATGATCCCGTTCAACCCGAATGCGGGCGGCGACAAAACGGGACAACTAGCGAAGGCTCTTGAAAGTGTTGCGGAACTCAAAGAAGCATACGATAAAGATCCCGACATCAAGCGCCTCATTGATTCCGCTGCCAAGCTTGAGGGCGTCGCACGACATGCATCTACACACGCGTGCGCTGTAGTGATCTCCCCACAGCCACTCACGGAATATCTCCCCCTCCAACAGGGCACCGATGATGGCGACATTATCACGCAGTATGAAATGCATGCTGTTGAAGATCTTGGGCTCTTGAAGATGGACTTTTTAGGACTTGCCAACCTCACCATCATTGAGCGCGCCCTGTCTATGATTAAAGAGCGTCACAACGTCAGTATAGACATGGACGCCCTCCCCCTTGATGACGCAAAAGCATTCAAACTCCTGCAAGAGGCAAAAACAACAGGAGTATTCCAGCTAGAGTCCGCCGGCATGAAGCGCTACCTCAAAGAACTGCGCCCCACCACTATTGAAGACATCATCGCCATGTGCGCCCTGTACCGCCCAGGACCAATGGACCTCATCCCCGACTACATCAATCGCAAACACGGACGCAGTAAAGTCACCTATCTTCACCCCGCGCTTGAACCAATCCTCAAAAACACCTACGGCATCATGGTATATCAAGAGCAGCTCATGGCCGCCGTGCGCGCGTTGGCCGGATTCAGCCTTGCTGAAGCGGACATCATGAGAAAGGCGGTTGGCAAGAAGATTAAATCACTCCTCGACGAGCAGGAGGGCAAATTTAAAGACGGATGTGCGCGCGTTGGAACCCCGAAAGATGTTGCCGAAACATTCTGGGGACTCGTTGAACCATTCAACCGCTATGCGTTCAATAGAAGCCATGCCGCATGCTATGCAGTCATCGCCTACCAAACGGCCTATTTGAAAGCCAACTTCCCCGCCGAGTTCATGGCCTCATTCATGAATAGTGAAACGGGTGACGTAGAACGTATTGCCTTTTTAATCGATGAGTGCCGCTCCATGAAGATTGAGGTCCTCCCTCCTGACATCAATCAGAGTGGTGAAAGGTTTGCTGTCGTCTCAGATTCACCGGCAGCAATCCGCTTTGGGCTCACCGCCATTAAAAACGTTGGCGAACATGCCGTACAGGCGCTCATCGCTGAACGTGCAAAGAACGGCCCCTTCACCAGCGTCGCCGACTTCGTCACTCGCATTCCTTCAAAGGACCTCAATAAAAAATCACTGGAGAGCCTTATTAAATCAGGCGCGCTTGATGCATTTGGTGAGCGTGGCGCATTACTGGCGAGTATGGACAATCTTCTCAGCTACGCACGTGATCACCAAAAAAATGCGTCGAGTGGTCAAGTAAGTCTCTTTGGTGAACACACTGCAACGGCGCTTCCTCCAGTCAGTTTAGTGAAGGCAGAACCAGCAACGACATGGTCGCGCCTCTCGTGGGAAAAAGAGCTTCTCGGACTCTATGTCTCCGAGCATCCGCTCGATTCATTTAAAACACAGCTTGCGCAAGAACGCGTCATTCCTATTAAAAATATCGTGCCGCGCGTCACGCACTCATTTGCCATCGGAGGTATGGTGACTCGGGTGCAAAAGATTATTACCAAAACAGGAAAGCCGATGGCGTTTCTAGAACTTGAAGACCTTACGGGGAAAATGGAGGCGGTAGTTTTTCCAACAGTGCTCGCAAAGTTTCAAGACATTTGCACCGAAAACCACATTCTTGTCGCACAAGGAAAAGTGAACGAACGAGATGGACGTGTTTCATTCCTCTGCGATTCACTTAAGTCACTCGCGGAGCTCGGAAAATAAAAGAAGGCCGGCGACACCCTAAGGTATCTCCGGCCCGGAAAGAACTTGAGCTAGTGGGCCTCGCGGCACCACACGTGGGGAGGGGCGCACACAGGACGAGACGAATTCGACACGAGGATCTCTCGCTTGAGCTCCTCGACGGCGCGCTCCATCTCCTTGAGCGCGGTCGCAACGGGCACGCCGCGCGCCATGTCGTCCTGGAGAATCTTCTCCAGACGACCCTTCGTTTCGAGCTTCATGCCTCCTCCTATCCCACGCCGCCAACGGCGATGAACCGGGCGGTTGCCTCGGGCACCAGGCGCACGGTGCGCAAGTGGGCAGCGCGCAGGCCGTGCGGTTCGCCGAACACCTTGCGCTCCGCAGCGGTGTCCGTGGTATGCCCCGTCACGTGAAGCACGCTCATGGCCTCTTCACGCGAAGCGCCACGCTCCCGCATGCCACACAGGAACTCCTCCTTCAGCTCGAGGGATTTTTCCTCGAACGTCTTCTGCTTCATCTGCCCTCCTTGATGTAACGACGAGAGAAGCCATTATAATACAGTTTTATGGATAAGTCAAAACCTTTCATTCGTGGGCATTATTCGGTATTCTACAGAAACTATGGCACAGCAATTAGAACACATTCGGCATTCTCTCGCGCACCTGTTAGCCGCCGCGGTTATCAAACACTTCCCCGACGCACAGCGAACGCTCGGGCCAGCTATCGAGCATGGGTTTTACTACGACTTTCTCTTCCCGACGCCCGTCAGCGAGCATGACCTTGAAAAAATAGAGGCAACCATGCGTAAGCTGCTTCCTGCGTGGACTTCATTCACACATCGAGAAGTATCTGCAGATGAGGCGCGCGAAGCGTTCAAAGGCAACCCTTTCAAGCTGGAAATGATCGAAGAGATTGTTGCCAAGGGCGAGCCCATCACCCTCTACACGAGCGGCGAATTCACCGACCTGTGCCGTGGAGGCCACGTCGAAAACCCTGCACAAGAAATCCCCGCCGATAGCTTTAAGCTTGAGAAGCTCGCAGGCGCCTACTGGCGCGGCGACGAAACCAAAGCACAGCTGACGCGCATCTACGGGCTCGCCTTTGAATCAAAAGAAAAACTTGAAGCGCACATCGCCATGGTTGAGGAAGCAAAAAAGCGCGACCATAAAATCCTCGGGCCCGCGCTCGACCTCTTCACCTTCTCGGACCTTGTTGGCGCCGGATTGCCGCTCTGGACACCAAAAGGAACCCTTCTCCGCAACATTCTCGACGACTTTGTGTGGTCGCTCCGCGCAAAGCGCGGCTACATGAAAGTAGAGATTCCACACATCACCAAGAAAGACCTCTACGTCACCTCGGGCCACTGGGAGAAATTTAAAGACGACCTCTTCCGCATCACCACGCGCGAGAAGCATGAGTTCGCTATGAAGCCAATGAACTGCCCGCACCACACGCAGATCTACGCACGTAAGCAGTGGAGCTATCGTGAGCTCCCCCAGCGCTATGCGAATACCACGATGTGCTATCGCGACGAACAGTCAGGTGAGCTTTCAGGCCTCTCTCGCGTACGAAGCTTCGCGCAAGACGATGCGCACGTCTTTTGCCGCATGTCACAGGCACGAGAAGAATTCTTGAAGATCTGGGATATTATTCACGAATTCTACACACCATTTGGCTTTGAGCTCCGCGTACGCCTCTCGCGGCACGATCCCGCACAGCCAGAAAAATATCTTGGGGATCCGCAGCGCTGGGAAGCTGCAGAAGGCATTTTGCGAGACATAGTCAAAGAAAAGAACGTCGACGCAATAGACGGGCTTGGCGAAGCTGCATTCTATGGACCGAAGCTCGATTTCCTTGCACAAGATTCTCTGGGCCGCGAGTGGCAAGTTGCCACCATCCAGCTCGACATGAACATGCCCGAGCGCTTTGACCTCACCTGCGTAAACGAAAAGGCAGAGAAGGAACGCATCGTCATGATCCACGCCGCAATCATGGGTTCCATTGAGCGCTTCCTCTCCATCGCCATCGAACACTTTGCGGGAGCATTTCCACTCTGGCTCGCGCCGGTGCAAGTTGCCGTGCTGCCTATTTCAGAAAAACAGCTTGAGTATGCACAGAGCGTTGTGAGCGCGCTCGCCACTGCAGGATTTCGCGTAGAACTGCGCGATGAGAACGAAAGTATCGGCAAGAAAATCCGCGCCGCAGAGATGATGAAGATTCCATATCTTCTCGTAGTGGGTGCGAAAGAAGTAGAAGCGCAAGCCGTGGCCGTACGTCAGCGCGGTGCTGGCGACACGGGCGCCGTATCACTCGAAGCATTTATTGGGAAGGCAAAGGGAGAGATAGCGCAGAAATCACAGTAAGAAAAAAGCCCCCGGTGGAGTGAGTGTGTTTGGTAAACACTCCACGCGCGGGGGCCGGTTGCTACTCGGATGACATTATGGGCCGCGATGCCCTCCTGTCTCCTTTCGCGTCCCCACCTTCAGGCGGGGACTTTTTCATGTCACCCAGGGATTCAGATTACCTGTCCCCGGGCCCGGTTATGCTGTCCGCTTACTGGGCCTCGAACCCAGTGCGGAAGCCGGCAACCTTGGCAGCCATTGCATATATATTACCATATGGTATATATTCTGTCAAATGTCTCAAAAAGGCTCCCCAGACAAGCCGAAGCTCATCGTTATCGCCGGCCCCACTGCATCAGGAAAATCTGATCTTGCTATTCGTCTTGCTCGCGCGCTCAACGGCGAGATCATTTCCGCAGACTCGCGGCAAGTGTATAAGGGCATGGATATTGGGACCGGCAAAGTTACGAAGCGCGAGCAAAAACTCGCACGACACTGGCTCATTGATGTCGCCTCCCCTACGCGCCAGTACACGGTCGCCCACTTCGTGCGCAACGCTACAAAAGCAATCCGCGACATCACCAAGCGCGGTAAGGTGCCTATCATCTGCGGTGGGACAGGTTTTTGGATTGATGCGCTCGTCTATGGCACTTCCATTCCTGATGTAAAACCTGATGCCAAACTGCGCGCTAAATTACAGAAACTTTCAACCTCACAGCTTTTTTCAAAACTACAGAAGCTTGATCCCACCCGCGCCCAATCCATTGATCCCAAAAACCCTGTGCGCCTCATCCGCGCGCTGGAGATTGTAATGAAAACAGGAAAGCCGGTGCCCCAGCAAAGCGCTACCACTCCCTATCACGTCCTCTATCTCTGTGTTTCGCGTAACGCGGAAGAGCTCCGCGCTCGCATTGAAAAGCGTCTTGATGCACGCTTGCGCCAAGGCATGATTGCGGAAGTACAAAAACTCCACACACAAGGCGTAAGCTGGAAAAAGCTTGAATCTTTCGGCCTTGAGTACCGCTGGGTTGCGCGCTTTCTCCAAAAGAAAATCGCACGCGATGAGATGCGCACCGCGCTCCTCCACGACATCATCGCCTACTCAAAGCGCCAGCTCACCTGGTGGCGGAGGAATGGGGATGTGAGGTGGGTAAAAGCTGGCATTGCGCAGATGGTATGAGTACGCTAGGATGTCCGCGGTTCTTTCTAGGAGGCATGAGTGGGGATTGCGGACGGCAACGTGACGCTCGCCATGGTAAAGCCGTGGCCAGAAATCGAGACGCGCTACGAGATCCGTTGTTTGGCGCGACAGATGTACCACGACGCCGAACTGCGCGTCGTACAGGAACACGAGATGCAGTTCACGTATCTGGGAGCCGCGGAGTTCTACGCGGAGCACCGCAACAAAGGGTGGTTCGAGCAACTCGTTGCCTACATGGCATCTGGCCCCGTGTGGGTCATGCGAGTCGAAGGGCTCGACGCCATAATTAACGTGCGCCTCATTAACGGGGCCACAAACCCTCGCGAAGCGGCGCCGACAAGCATTCGTGGCAGGCTACGCGAACGCTTCGATCCCGCCAAGCCGGCTGCCAATTTCATCCACGGATCCGATTCACTGACAGCAGCACGGCGTGAGCTCGCGCTCATGGGCCTCTGGATGAAGCGTTAGCACACGGGCGCGTCAGCAATGACGCGCCCACTTTTCTTTTTATTGAAGCGCTTTGAGAATTAACTCTTGAGCAACTTGTGGGTTTGCCTTCCCTTTTGAGGCCGCCATTACTTTTCCCACGAGGAATTTCAGCGGAGCTTCTTTTCCTGCTTTAAAGTCTGCCACTGCCTTTTCATTCTCTGCAAGTACACGAGATACAATTTCCAAAAGCGCACGAGAATCAGAAACTTGAGCAAGATCTTTCTCTCGAATAATAGCCTCTGGCGATGCGCCGCTTGCGAACATGCCGGCGATGAGTGCCTGTGCGCCAGACGAAGATACTTCTCCATGGAATACGCGGACAATTGCATCAGCGAAATGCTCTGGGGAGATAGGGCACTGCGAGATGTGTAGCCCGGCGGCATCAAGATGGCGCGCAAGCTCTGTCATGAGGTAGTTCGAAGCGAGTTTATATAAACGAGGCACGTGCTCTACGCCTGGGCGGTTGAGGTGAGAAAGTTTTTCAAATGAGGCAAGCTCACTCGCCACATGTTCGAAATAGTCACCGAGTGCGCGATTCGTGGTCATCACTTCGATATCGTGTTCTGGAAGGGCATATTCCTTCGTAAAACGAGTGCGGCGTTCTGCGGGAAGTTCTGGAACCAGCATTTGCACATCGGCGAGCCATTCGGGCGTGAGTACGATAGGTGGCAAATCCGGCTCTGGGAAATAGCGATAGTCCGCGGCCCCCTCTTTCACGCGCTGTGAGATCGTTTTTCCTTGCACCTCGTCCCATCCGCGCGTTTCTTGAATCACGCGCTCTCCAGAGCGAAGCGCGTCTGCTTGGCGCTCCATCTCATAGGTTGCCGCGCGTCCAGCGGCGTTGATTGAGTTAATATTCTTTACTTCAACTTTGGTTCCAGTGCCTGGCGCATTACTTGGAGCCATGGAGATGTTTACCTCAACACGCATCTGCCCCTTTTCCATGTCAGCATCGGAAACACCTGCATAGCGCAAAATAAGGCGGAGCTCTTCTGCAAAGGCAACCACCTCTTCTGCAGAAGAAAAGTCGGGTTTCGTTACGAGCTCCATAAGCGGCACGCCGGCGCGGTTAAAATCAAGAAGCGTGTCGCTCCCATCGGCGCTGTGATATGAGCGGCCTACGTCTTCCTCAAGGTGGATACGTTCAATACGGATTGTTTTAGGCTTTCCCTCCCCATCAGGAATGGTGAGTGCCCCATCTTTACAGAATGGTCGCTGATATTGGGTAATTTGGTAACCCTTAGGAAGGTCAGGATAGAAATAGTTCTTACGCTCGAAAAATGTTTCCGGGTCGATTGCGCACCCCAACGACATGCCGGCAAGCACCACCTTACGGATGGCTTCTTCATTTGCCACTGGAAGCGTGCCCGGATGCCCCATGCACACGGGACAAATGTTCGTGTTCGGACGCTTCTCGTCGGGGTCGTTCAAAGACGCGCAGAACATCTTCGTGCGCGTCTTGAGCTCGACGTGAATCTCAAGGCCAATAGTAGGCGTATATTCCATACGAATACCCAACGGTAGCATGTTTTGTTGGCAAAAAAAAGCGCCCCCAGACTCGAAAGTCTGAGGGCAGTTTTCCACTTACGCTTACGCTGCGTAGTGCGGAGAGAACTTGCGGACCACGCGAGAGAAGATCTCGTGATGGATCTCTTCAATGCTCTTAGTGCCGTCATCGACGACAGCGGAGCAATTGGGCGAGACAGAGATCCACTCTCTGAATCCTTCATGTACGCGGCGATGGAACGCGAGCTCTTCACGCTCGAAACGATCCATCTTCTCGCCACGTCCGTGCACGCGACGGATCCCCACCTCGGGCTCCACAAGAAGCACGATCTGCAGATCGGGCATCAGACCACCCGTCGCAAGGTTGATGGCCTGCATCCGAGCATCGCGGTTGTCCATGTCTCGAGCAACCAACTGGTAGGCAAACGTGGATCCGATGTAGCGATCGCTCACCACCCAATCACCTCGCTTGAGCGCGGGCTGTACGATCTCGCGGACATGTTGAGCCCGGTCCGCAAGGAAGAGAAAGAACTCCGCATCGGGGTACAGGATGGTATTCCGCGGGGTAAGCAGCAGTTCACGGACGCCTCGACCTACGGCGGTATCCGCGCCAGGCTCCTTGGTTAGTACTGCATTTCGCCCCAAAAAGCCGTGAAGCATAGAAACGAGTCGCCTCGCCTGCTCCGTTTTACCAGCGCCCTCAATTCCCTCAAATGTGATGAACGGCATGCACGCCTCCCCTCAATAAAGAACGACGCCCTGGTGGGCGTCGTTCAGTCTAAGCGAGATTCTCTATGCATGCAACCTTACTTCACTTCGATGCCCATTGAGCGGGCGGTGCCTTCAACAATCTTCATTGCAGCCTCTACGTCGTTTGCGTTGAGATCCTGCATCTTTTTCTCTGCGATCTCGCGCACTTGCGCCTTGGTGACAGAGCCCACTTTCTTCTTATTTGGCTCACCAGAACCCTTCTCAAGACCTGCGGCTACCTGCAGAAGATATGCTGCTGGCGGGGTCTTAAATTCAAGAGAGAACGAGCGGTCGTCATAGATAGTAACAATGACCGGCGTCACCTCGCCCGGACGATCCTTTGTTGCATCATTAAACTGCAGAACAAATTGCTGCAAGTTGATACCAGTTGGACCGAGTGCCGTACCCACTGGAGGTGCCGGAGTTGCCCGACCGCCGGGAATCTGAAGTTTTGCGACTGCTTTGATATTCTTTGCCATGTATACGTGCTTTGCGCGGGAGAAGCATCACCGCACCAAAGCGATAAGCCAAACGAGTATATACTACAACTTCTTCATCTGCAAGAAGTCAAGTTCCACGGGCGTTTCGCGACCAAAGATCGTTACCAACACTTTGACGCGGCCACGCTCCGGATCTACTTCTGCGATTTTACCATCGAAATCTTTAAAGGGGCCGTCAGTGATCTTCACGCGCTCCCCAACCGCAATGTCCACTTGGTACGAAGGCTCCTTTGCGCCGGAGCGAGCAAGAAGATCATTTACCTCCGAGGCAGAGAGTGGGGTTGGCACCGTGCCAGCACCGATAAAGCCGGTCACGTTTGGCGTGTTGCGCACTACATACCATGACGCGTCATTGACGAGCATCTCCACGAGCACATAACCTGGGTAGATCTTTTCTTCGATCGTTTCACGCTTGCCGTTGCGGATACGAATCTTCTTTTCTTTTGGAACGAGAATGTTGAAAATCTGATCTTCAAAACCGAGCGTTTCCACGCGTTGTTTTAAACTGCGGCATACGTTGTCTTCGTAGCCAGAATACGTGTGAATAGCGTACCAGCGGCGCTCTTCAATATTAGCTTGCTTTGCCATAGGTTAAGAAACAATAAGCGTGAGGATGTAGGTAAACAACGCATCCAAAACACCTAGATAGGCGGACATTACAATCGTGATCGCGAGAACAACACCCGTATAACGGATGACTTGCGAGCGGCTTGGCCAACTTACTTTTGCTAATTCTGTGCGTACTTCTTGTAAAAAGGTAGTCATGTCGTGGTAGAGAAAAACGCCCGGGGGCGCTTACAGACGATAACGATAGCACGTCTGCAAGCGAACGTCAATTCCCTTTTAGATGTCGATATTCTGCACACTGCGCGCGTGTGACTGGATGAACTTTTTGCGAGGCAACACGTCGGAACCCATGAGAATGTCGAAGGTGTGGTTCGCCTTTTCCGCATCAGTAATATTCACCTGGTAGAGTAGGCGCCGCTCCGGATCCATAGTGGTCTCCCAGAGCTGCTCGGCATTCATCTCTCCCAAGCCTTTGTAGCGTTGGATCGAGACGCCCGCGATCTTTTGCTCTCCTGCAGCTTCTTCCGTAGGAGCCGCTGCGCCATCAAGGGCTTCAACTTCCCACTCTTCGCTTGCTGCAGCTTTCTTCTTTTTGGCCTTTTCTTTCTCAGCGGCCGCGGTGCCCAGCTCTTTTAAGATGCCGTCACGCTCCGCATCGGAATACACGTAGCGCACCATAC of the Candidatus Paceibacterota bacterium genome contains:
- the rplK gene encoding 50S ribosomal protein L11, with the translated sequence MAKNIKAVAKLQIPGGRATPAPPVGTALGPTGINLQQFVLQFNDATKDRPGEVTPVIVTIYDDRSFSLEFKTPPAAYLLQVAAGLEKGSGEPNKKKVGSVTKAQVREIAEKKMQDLNANDVEAAMKIVEGTARSMGIEVK
- the nusG gene encoding transcription termination/antitermination protein NusG, whose product is MAKQANIEERRWYAIHTYSGYEDNVCRSLKQRVETLGFEDQIFNILVPKEKKIRIRNGKRETIEEKIYPGYVLVEMLVNDASWYVVRNTPNVTGFIGAGTVPTPLSASEVNDLLARSGAKEPSYQVDIAVGERVKITDGPFKDFDGKIAEVDPERGRVKVLVTIFGRETPVELDFLQMKKL
- the tmk gene encoding dTMP kinase, which produces MPFITFEGIEGAGKTEQARRLVSMLHGFLGRNAVLTKEPGADTAVGRGVRELLLTPRNTILYPDAEFFLFLADRAQHVREIVQPALKRGDWVVSDRYIGSTFAYQLVARDMDNRDARMQAINLATGGLMPDLQIVLLVEPEVGIRRVHGRGEKMDRFEREELAFHRRVHEGFREWISVSPNCSAVVDDGTKSIEEIHHEIFSRVVRKFSPHYAA
- the gatB gene encoding Asp-tRNA(Asn)/Glu-tRNA(Gln) amidotransferase subunit GatB, whose protein sequence is MEYTPTIGLEIHVELKTRTKMFCASLNDPDEKRPNTNICPVCMGHPGTLPVANEEAIRKVVLAGMSLGCAIDPETFFERKNYFYPDLPKGYQITQYQRPFCKDGALTIPDGEGKPKTIRIERIHLEEDVGRSYHSADGSDTLLDFNRAGVPLMELVTKPDFSSAEEVVAFAEELRLILRYAGVSDADMEKGQMRVEVNISMAPSNAPGTGTKVEVKNINSINAAGRAATYEMERQADALRSGERVIQETRGWDEVQGKTISQRVKEGAADYRYFPEPDLPPIVLTPEWLADVQMLVPELPAERRTRFTKEYALPEHDIEVMTTNRALGDYFEHVASELASFEKLSHLNRPGVEHVPRLYKLASNYLMTELARHLDAAGLHISQCPISPEHFADAIVRVFHGEVSSSGAQALIAGMFASGASPEAIIREKDLAQVSDSRALLEIVSRVLAENEKAVADFKAGKEAPLKFLVGKVMAASKGKANPQVAQELILKALQ
- the secE gene encoding preprotein translocase subunit SecE, giving the protein MTTFLQEVRTELAKVSWPSRSQVIRYTGVVLAITIVMSAYLGVLDALFTYILTLIVS